The Anastrepha ludens isolate Willacy chromosome X, idAnaLude1.1, whole genome shotgun sequence genome includes a window with the following:
- the LOC128869211 gene encoding high mobility group protein D-like isoform X1 — protein MSDKPKRPLSAYILWLNNAREQIKRENPGIKVTEVAKKGGELWRSMKDKSEWEARAAKAKEDYDKAVREFEANGGSCRIYIHIISWIENTFAQSFKSLTSKRKMGENCNARIASR, from the exons atgtctGACAAACCAAAGCGTCCTCTTTCCGCATATATTTTGTGGCTCAACAATGCACGCGAGCAGATTAAGCGCGAAAATCCAGGCATTAAAGTAACCGAAGTGGCGAAAAAAGGTGGAGAGTTATGGCGTTCAATGAAGGACAAGTCGGAATGGGAAGCAAGGGCAGCTAAAGCCAAGGAAGATTATGATAAAGCGGTGAGAGAATTTGAGGCCAATGGAGGCAGCTGccgaatttatattcatataatcaGCTGGATTGAAAACACGTTTGCACAAAGTTTCAAGTCACTCACATCAaag AGAAAAATGGGGGAAAATTGTAACGCACGAATTGCATCCCGGTAG
- the LOC128869211 gene encoding high mobility group protein D-like isoform X2 — protein MSDKPKRPLSAYILWLNNAREQIKRENPGIKVTEVAKKGGELWRSMKDKSEWEARAAKAKEDYDKAVREFEANGGSCRIYIHIISWIENTFAQSFKSLTSKTTNAAGCISRT, from the coding sequence atgtctGACAAACCAAAGCGTCCTCTTTCCGCATATATTTTGTGGCTCAACAATGCACGCGAGCAGATTAAGCGCGAAAATCCAGGCATTAAAGTAACCGAAGTGGCGAAAAAAGGTGGAGAGTTATGGCGTTCAATGAAGGACAAGTCGGAATGGGAAGCAAGGGCAGCTAAAGCCAAGGAAGATTATGATAAAGCGGTGAGAGAATTTGAGGCCAATGGAGGCAGCTGccgaatttatattcatataatcaGCTGGATTGAAAACACGTTTGCACAAAGTTTCAAGTCACTCACATCAaag